The genomic segment CAACAGtttacactgcagaaaacaaaaaggcagAAGACTTTCTGGAGACATAGCGGTCACATACCGGGTGTACAGGTTTAAGAAAAAACAGGCACTGATGGAGATGGGCTAAATCGAAAGTACaatacaggttttgtttccttgTCTTTCGTTTCTCCTGCCTTCAGTAGGACCAGATTGTATATTATTTTTGTACTATTTCATTATTCTCAGATTTTTTACTTCAGTATAAGTTTTACTATTTTAAAGGGTTTAGTACGTTTAGCCTCACACATCTGGACAGCAGTAACActtatgtgagaatgctgtttgtggacttcagctctgccttcattacagttcaaccccacaaactggttaaaaaACGAAGGAACTGAGGACTCCGCTCTTTGTgcacctggattttggacttcCTGAGCGATAGACCCTAGAACGTCAGGATGGGAGAGCACACCgcctccaccctcattctgaatgtaGGCGTcacacaggggtgtgtcctcaaTCCCTTTTAATCACTTTTTACCCATGACTGTTCTCCAATTCataccagtaacaccattataaaatttgctgacAACACCACCATCATAGGACTGATCGAGTACAAAGATTCAGTCTACAGAGAGCATCTGAAGTGATGGTGTGACAACAACAACCtacatctgaacacagccaagaccaaggagataGTAATCGACTTAAGGAGAACAAGGCGATCTGAGCTCTCCTCCCTCTACATTGAtagggaggaggtagaaagggtagaaagctttatGTTCCTCAGTGTCCATGTCTCAGCCGACCCTAGCTGGTCCATAAACACTTCCCACCAGGTaggaaaagcacaacaaaggctttACTTTCTCAGGAAGTTGCATCAGGCCCAATTACCCCCAAAACTGCTAATCAACTTCTACAGCTCCACCATCAAGAGCCTTCTGATCTACTGCTGTACACCCTGGTTCAACTGCTGTAGTGTGGAGCTCAAGAGAAAACTCCAGTGGGTAGTGAGGGTGGCAGAGTGGGCAACTGGCGCTTCACTAACTCCCCTCAGAGACATTTATGCTGGCAGACTTCAGCGGAATGCCagtatcatcatcaaggactcctCGCACCCTGGGCACTCACTTTTtaccccccttccctctggtaaacgctactGGTCGATCAGGTCAAAGGCAGACTCAATAAAAGTTtctacccacaggctgtcaaacatgccctacctccaccctgattgaagGTTAACTGTGCTGTTAACATTTATGGACATTTACACTGTATTTATAAACTATATTTATTATAGTGTAATGCAACCAACAATTCTACCTCTAGTTATATGACTGTATTTAATATAGTAGCAACCAGCATTCTTACCCATTACTCAATACCACCGATCACATTGCACCTGCTCCttacatgtatgtatatatgtatgtatgtatgtatgtatgtatgtatgtatgtatgtatgtatctatctatctatctatctatctatctatctatctatctatctatctatctatctatctatctatctatctatctatctatctatctatctatctatctatctatctatctatctacatgtatatatctatatatatatatatatatatctctctctctctatatatatagtTATATGTATATGAACGTAactatatttaaatgtatttaatgtgTTATTCAAACAACTTTAACAAATATGGACAAAACTATTTGGATATGGTTTTGCTCGCCATGAAGCACCGACAatgttttttagatttttagctGGAAGGAATTAAACAAAGCATATCTCATAAACATGGTATGTAACCTATAACAGATCTTATTGTAGTTATACTGGATATTAGGTGTTTTGtttcggggttttttttttaaatgaaaagacCACATATTGCAGTACATGTGATAGGTCTCCACATCAACTGATACCACAGACTGCAGCACTTCAATGTCTAGACCTCCACCAGGAATGCACAGGCTTTCACGAGGTGTGAGGTGAGATTGCAAAGGAGCAAAGTTAGACAGTTatgaaaagctttaaaaaaagaagcaaactaAAATACACATTGTGTGTGATGTACATTCTCTAAATTCATTATTCTGATTGgcttcctcttcatcctcctctttcttgcTTTCACTCTTTCTTGCTGCTGTAGGTCCTGTTCTAAGAATAAACAAGAAGCTTCATCTTGAACTGAGTTCTCAGCATTGATTAAGAAGTGGCCTTGTTTTCCTGCTTAATGGCTTCAATCTTTGCCTGATAACAGGTAGCCAGATGCATAAATGTCTATATGTagtagtttttatatttttgggcATAGAGAAGACAAAAAAGACCGTTCTCTATCGTGGCTCCTAAGCTTTGGAATAATCTTCCTCTTCACATTAGGCAATCGACATCAGTGCTggtttttaaatccagattgAAAACGCATTTTTATTCGCTGGCTTTTGACTCAGTGGTTAACTGACTTgtatttacttatattttattgtttttgctatgtttattattttatcgtatttattatttcttattGTATCTCTTATATTTctattgttcagcactttggtcagccttgtgtgtttttaaagtgctatataaataaactatgatgatgatgatgatgatcaaaAATGTAAGAAAGAGAGAACAGGAGATTATTTTCAAATACTAGACTGGAAAGTTAAAGCTTAAATGTACAATGCCCCAATACGTTTTAGAGTTCTTAAATCAGGTATTGATGTGTTGCTGaattatgtttttgtgaaaGATCTTGCAAAGCAAACTGAAGTACACTAATTTTATGTCATTTAGTGATTCCATGgaaatacacaaaaaaggagaaaaaagattCTTGGCTctcataaaaacaaaccaattaTTTTGAGTCAAATGCAACTGAAATAGATAAAatcatagttttatttattaaactaaTAACTGATCTCATCCTGAAATAACATAAATACAGCATAAATTAAAGTTGGGATCTGAGTTTATGATCTGTAAACATCTACTGAAATAGACTGTCACCAAACCAGAAAAACCTGCAGGGTTTTGGAATCACATGTTTGTTGTGCAGATATTGTGTCAGCTCAAGTTAgtcacacaaatgcacaaaatcCTGAAACCTGAAACATGCATTAGGAAATGTTGGTCTCTTGTTTTATGTATGGCAACTGCATTGAAGCACAAGATTTAGTTTTCAAGGTATTGAAAGTAACAAAGACTGCagactgatcacagctgtaaacACAATTTGAGTAGACGTAAAGGATAATGTCCGACACATGCTTGGTTTTCAGTTCACCTTTGCAAAGTAAAGGATTAAGAGAACTGTAGGCAGTGGAATAACCACTCTGAGGCATATGAGGGTCAGTCCACTTGTCAGGATCTAAGGTATTGTTTTCTATCTAGCTTTCGCTGCATATTTTATTAACTAACATTATGTAGTTCATGGTGATGTTTTAATGagtagaaaaatattttttaaaaaagggggcTCAGAACAACTTTATCCTCCCCATTATTTCTGGCAACAGTTTCATTCATATGACCAAAAAACTTTATGGCACAAAGGTTAGAAGGTGGAGGGCAAATAATACCAAGCCTGTCATTTGTGAATTGGTGTCTGTTTCCATTTTTTGTACAGTGGTATAACTAATCTCATTTATTTTGGGGCTGTACCAGTTTGAAGATGAATCCTTTGTTGAGAAATGTTCTTTTAATACATTCTGATcatatttctgcagaaaaaaatgtcactttCAAAAAATTCAGCCTTTCAGTATATGTCTCACTTTATTTTAGTTATTCATTTCCCCTGTTAATGTATACGCAAACTGTAATACAcacaatacaacaaaataacacaTGGAGTGCATACTATTAGCAGTGATTTTTATTTCTACCactcaaaacatttttaataaacaaaaaatatccTTCTGCAACAGCAACATACATGCATATGACCCTGTAAGatgttatataatatatatatatatttatatatatatatacacactaaAACAATTACAATCTATAATAAAGGCACCCAAAATGTATTGCAAAGCAAATGCTGGGGAAATATTTCTATGATTCTATGAAGTGACGTCCATCATTTTGTTTGTCAAGTTAGAAATCTGGTTCGAAGCTTTGCCCTTGTGCTGAGCTGAAGTTGAATGTGTTCATACTAAACTCAGTCAACAAAAGGTGGCCGTTTGAGAGGCGTTTAAGGCCCTTCTGAAGTTGTTCCCTTTGAGTTTTTGTGCCAATGTCCTCTTGAAGCAGGGACTCTTTTCTCTCCTTATCCTGAAGCATCTGCAGCatctccctctgcagctggttGGCAAACTGCTGCAGCATCTGATAGCGGATCACCAGGGGGATCTGGTCGGCAAGACGCTGACCAGCAATCTGTGAGTGGAGAATACAAAAATAAGGATGTAAAAAGCTTTTGTTTGTTACTGTCTGTAATACGTCAGAATTTGGACATGGTTGTTGGTTTGTATTAAATTATtagctgtgaaaaaaataatagaacaTTTCAATATTTTGTAACCAACTTAGTTGGTTACATTGTGTTTATatctaaagaaaaacagaaaaaaaagtcataccAGACTAAGACTTAATAAAGTTGAGTAATAttcttaaaacaaaataaaacaaagtacaCCCTTCAGAGACTACAACCATCCTCCCAGCAGATAATAGGGATCTGCTAAAAAGCTCAATCCTGCATGTGCCGGCATCACAAAAATATTGTTGGTGTCTCTAATACTGTCAGACCTGAATTTGGACCTGGCTTTGAGAagacattaaaacatttattctgtATTAATAAATTATTAGGCGGAACAAAAtaacattgttattgttactgAGGCCAAACATCTCTAAGTAAAAGATTTGCTGATGTCTATGGGCAGATAAACTGGATTTGTTTCTACTTTGTGGCCCATTTTTGTCCCATCAAGCTGAATTTGTTGGGGAAAGTGAACAAATTCAGGTTCTAACCCAAATTTCCCGTTTGTTTCTTTATGTGACTGTGTCATAAATATAACAGGTGTTCATTTCATTTAACAGTATATATTCTAAATTTCagctttagttttagttttgttcttttcttttctttctttctttttttgttgcttaTCTGTAGTCACTGTTTCAAAGAGTCTACCTTTTCTCTTATACTGAAAAATTCAGTGGGATGTATCTTTTGACATGGCAAGAGTTTATGTActatatcatgtttttaaatgcaaacataaaaaacagaGTTTCAGTAACATTTACTTGGTAATAGGATTTAAGGTGTTTCAGCATCTCTTTCAGGGTGGCCCCACTGCTATTATTGTTCACAGTTTTGCTTTGGCTTTTTGCCAATGAGACAAAGGAATTTACAGCCTCCTGTTCGTCTTCCCTCTTCCTCTTTGCTAACATCTTGCTGTATGTTGTGTCCTGAGTGTAAACGATCAGCTCCATCTGAAACTGCATCCTCAGTATGGCCTCTGCTTCAGCTTCCCGTTTAGTTCTGATGTCTTCAATCTTCAGCTAAATCACACAGAAGATGTCAGTACATATTTATCAGTGTTTAGTAATAAATATACAACAAGCGGCAAAGGAGATGTTACCATTGCTGTTCTGATGAGGTTAGGAAAGCCAACCAGGCTGCTCTGTGCCAACTCAAAGAGCTCCTTCTTCACAAGctctaaaaagagaaaattatcaatatataaaattagAAAATGAAAGAATACCTGCAAGGTAACATGTTCTGTGACTTTCAATGATTACGGCATCATAAAAAACATGCCTGACACATCTTTGAGTTTCTGGACAGCAGGCTCCTCCAGCTGTTTGATCTGCTCCTGGATCATGGCCTCAAATGTCTTGTAGTTGATAAACCCTGGGAGCTCTCTTCCACGGTACTTTCGTTCATATTGAGAAACCTCTCTCTGAATATTCCAGTTGACTATAATATGGTTGTAGTTGTGGTGGGAAATATGATAGTATTAATAAATTCATCTTTTAACAGTAGGTATATTAGAGGTAACTAATTAACAAGTTTTAAATTAACTTACAATTTGTTCCAGAGGTCTCTATGGCTTCCCTCCATACTGCAAACTGAGCTCTCAGTATGGAAAAGATGCTGGACTTGTGTCCACATTTTAATTCTTCACCTTTGGTGAGACTGATAGCATCCTGTGTGAATGCTGACACTCTCTAAGAAGGAATGGTTTCAAAGAACAGGACATGTTGTTTCCAGAAGctcatattcatttttcttacatttttgtttAGGAGGTGCAAAACCTGCAGCTGGCATTTTTTTTGTCTCCTAAAAAAACTGGTGAACTTACATCAATGAGGAAACCAAGTCTCTCAATTGCATCAGATGGGGGTCCATTGCTTAATTTGTCCAGGTTTGCCCGAGTTTGTTTAAGTTTCTTTTGTATCTGCTCATCAAGCCGTGGCAGAGATTTCTACAAATCACATGGACAAATCACATCAAAGCTGGAGTGGGTTAAAGCTCTCCCCAGTGACCTACAAAGGTAAAACAGTAATAAGTACTCACCTGAATATGATGCACCAGTTCAAGAGTGAGTTTTTCTGCCAGTTTAGGAACAGTGGCCTGACCCTCATCAAAGAGAGTCCTACAGCACAAACAAAAGGTTAGAGTATAAGCAACACAGCCTAACACACCACAAACGCGTGCTTGTATAATTGCCAAAAAGAGCAAACTTACTGGAAATGGGCGTGCTCTTTGAAGAAGGCTTCCTCATTTTTTAGTGCTTCAGAAAGTGACACCTTCTCTGTGATCTCCTTCTGACCCCTGCATTTGACCACCATGTAGCCCTTCTTCAAGGGGATGACTTCATTATGGACAATTTTAACCACGTTCTCTTCTGTGCCTTTGTCCACCAGGTCAGGTTTAGTCAAGATACCTGACAGAGAGAGATAGTGTTGGATTTCCTGCCTTATGGGAAAACCAGCTGGATAATGATGATGACAGTAATCATTAATTAGCTCCAGTCAGAACTTGGTGCCAGCCATTAAATATTGCTCACATTGTGACAAACTATGAGATTCAACAGTTTCCTCACCAGTGAAAAGAGAACCAACATGATAAATGTATGCAGTAAGCATACATAGTAACTATATTTATTCAGTGGATAGAGAATAAATGACCTAAGAGAGACATTTGCTTATAAGCCAGGtggcactttttaaaatcagttctaGTTACCCAAAGTCCTCTCTCCTTCAGGATCCACCTGCTGTGCCATCCTCAAAGCCTCTGTGGTTGCAATGTCCACGTTGCATGGAACAACCACCAAGCTGATGGTTTCTTGTTTTCTGATGTTATTCTGGATCAGTCGTTTTATCTGAAAGTATTAGCTTGTAACGTAACAAATATCAAGCTACAAAATGGAGAAATATAGTTGCAAAAGTTACATAAACTAATCGTGCCCAAATTTGGATTGTTCAAATCAAGTTGTGAATGAATGTAATACCCATAAAAGATCACAGCcatacttttcattttttcacaagAGAAATATATCGGCTCAATAATATTGAGCCGTGGTAGTAACCAAACTTTGGATAGTGTTCTGTGGGCTGTACTGATAGCAATCATGCATATATTTATGATGGGGTCTTTCTCGCTTTTCTAAaaatcaaaagtaaaacagcaaacatgtgACAGGGATGAATTGAGCTGTATTTTAATCTGACTTGATGCATTCTACCACCAGAGCTCCAAATGCTACCTGTTCACCAATGTCCTCTGATTGTCCACTGACAGCCACCCTGGTGATGCCAGGCAGGTCGATGAGTGTCAGATCTGGGACATCAGGGGAAGCAATCTCCAGACTGATGAGGTCACTGCTGATCCCAGTCCCATTTCCCACCagtttatcttgtgctgaaaagaggatTGGGTTTGAGTCATACCTAAACAATAAGTTTAACTAGCctatcatctgcctccatcaaTAACAGTGACATTTAAGAATGCTTCACGCTGTACCTTCTCGAATCTTTTTCTCCACAAGTGAAGGCTTTTTTAGCTCTTCGTTATAGTCACGGTAGCTTATCTTTCCATACCACccctctccttttttctttctcgtcATCTTCAGTTCTAGTGGACATCTTGTCACAATACCTGTGTTTTTTATGAGTGAATGGTGAGACAGAGAGGAAAGCATTTGAGTGAATACCCAGAGTATTTGATAAGATCATAAAAAAAGCAGTCATTATACTATATTGCCAAACACATACTTCATTAATCCCGTAGGAAATTGTTTAGTTAACACATTCACTCAGTGATCAAatgtacctcagggtagccattcagtggatttgaacccctGACCTTCCAAACATAGGGTTaacactctacctactgagctatctcAGCCTCAATAGACCTTGCTTTGCACACTGATGTGCAATattgttggaacaggaaggggccatccccaaactgtttccacaaagttgggagcatgaaattgtccaagatgtct from the Oreochromis aureus strain Israel breed Guangdong linkage group 5, ZZ_aureus, whole genome shotgun sequence genome contains:
- the LOC116330149 gene encoding interferon-induced GTP-binding protein Mx-like — translated: MNSLNQQYEEKVRPCIDLIDKLRSLGVEKDLALPAIAVIGDQSSGKSSVLEALSGVALPRGVGIVTRCPLELKMTRKKKGEGWYGKISYRDYNEELKKPSLVEKKIREAQDKLVGNGTGISSDLISLEIASPDVPDLTLIDLPGITRVAVSGQSEDIGEQIKRLIQNNIRKQETISLVVVPCNVDIATTEALRMAQQVDPEGERTLGILTKPDLVDKGTEENVVKIVHNEVIPLKKGYMVVKCRGQKEITEKVSLSEALKNEEAFFKEHAHFQTLFDEGQATVPKLAEKLTLELVHHIQKSLPRLDEQIQKKLKQTRANLDKLSNGPPSDAIERLGFLIDRVSAFTQDAISLTKGEELKCGHKSSIFSILRAQFAVWREAIETSGTNFNWNIQREVSQYERKYRGRELPGFINYKTFEAMIQEQIKQLEEPAVQKLKDVSELVKKELFELAQSSLVGFPNLIRTAMLKIEDIRTKREAEAEAILRMQFQMELIVYTQDTTYSKMLAKRKREDEQEAVNSFVSLAKSQSKTVNNNSSGATLKEMLKHLKSYYQIAGQRLADQIPLVIRYQMLQQFANQLQREMLQMLQDKERKESLLQEDIGTKTQREQLQKGLKRLSNGHLLLTEFSMNTFNFSSAQGQSFEPDF